Proteins encoded together in one Oncorhynchus mykiss isolate Arlee chromosome 7, USDA_OmykA_1.1, whole genome shotgun sequence window:
- the LOC110528103 gene encoding ATP-dependent 6-phosphofructokinase, muscle type: MAHHEAPHKDPRKMGIGRSIAVLTSGGDAQGMNAAVRATVRMGIYTGAKVYFVHEGYQGLVDGGDNIKLATWESVSMMLHLGGTVIGSARCMDFKEKWGRLKAACNLVKLGITNLCVIGGDGSLTGANQFRTEWSELLADLTKGGKISAEEANRSSHLNIVGMVGSIDNDFCGTDMTIGTDSALHRIIEVVDAITTTAQSHQRTFILEVMGRHCGYLALVTALACGADWVFIPEMPPEENWEEHLCKRLIAQRGRGSRLNVIILAEGAQDRNQKPITCDQVKNLVSKKLGFDTRSTILGHVQRGGTPSAFDRILGSRMGVEAVMALLEATPETPACVVSLSGNMAVRLPLMECVQVTKDVTVAMTEGRFEDAVKLRGKSFQNNWDTYKMLAHVTPPEMKSNINIAIINVGAPCAGMNAAVRAAVRVGIIQGHQMLAVHDGFDGLANGQIEPIIWAQVGGWTGKGGSNLGTKRHLPGKNIEQISLNITKFNIHSLIIIGGFEAYLGGLELVTAREMYEELCIPMVVIPATVSNNVPGSDFSIGADTALNTITMTCDRIKQSAAGTKRRVFIIETMGGYCGYLATMAGLSSGADDAYIYEEPFHIRDLELNVEHLIEKMKTSVKRGLILRNSNANENYTTQFLYNLYSEEGKGTFDCRMNVLGHMQQGGTPSPFDRNFGTKMGSKSVLWLTNKLKECYRHGRIFANMPDSACVLGMKKRSLVFQPLASLKDDTDFEHRIPKTEWWLRLRPILKILAKYDTVEMDTSEVTAMEHVIKKTGLVKGGKM, translated from the exons ATGGCACATCATGAAGCACCCCATAAAGACCCCAGAAAGATGGGCATCGGCCGCTCCATCGCCGTGCTGACCTCCGGAGGCGATGCCCAGG GTATGAATGCTGCTGTGAGGGCCACAGTCAGAATGGGCATCTACACTGGGGCCAAGGTCTACTTTGTTCATGAG GGTTACCAGGGTCTGGTGGATGGAGGTGACAACATCAAACTTGCCACCTGGGAGAGTGTGTCTATGATGCTGCATCTG GGTGGAACTGTGATTGGCAGTGCCCGCTGTATGGACTTCAAAGAGAAGTGGGGACGTCTGAAGGCCGCCTGCAACTTGGTCAAACTGGGCATCACCAATCTGTGTGTGATCGGCGGTGATGGCAGCTTGACTGGTGCTAACCAGTTCCGTACAGAGTGGAGCGAGCTGCTGGCTGACCTGACAAAAGGGG GAAAGATCTCAGCGGAGGAGGCTAATCGTTCTTCTCATCTCAACATCGTGGGCATGGTGGGCTCTATCGACAACGACTTCTGTGGCACTGACATGACCATCGGCACCGACTCCGCCCTGCACCGCATCATAGAGGTGGTGGACGCCATCACGACTACTGCACAGAg TCACCAGAGGACCTTTATCCTGGAGGTGATGGGCAGACACtgcgg CTACCTGGCCCTGGTGACTGCTCTGGCCTGTGGTGCTGACTGGGTGTTCATCCCAGAAATGCCCCCAGAGGAAAACTGGGAGGAACATTTGTGCAAAAGATTGATTGCG cAAAGGGGGCGTGGTTCTCGTCTGAACGTCATCATTCTGGCAGAGGGAGCCCAGGACCGTAACCAGAAACCCATCACCTGTGACCAAGTCAAAAAT CTGGTATCCAAGAAACTTGGCTTCGACACCCGTTCCACAATCCTGGGACACGTACAGAGAGGTGGCACCCCCTCTGCTTTTGACAgaatcctg GGTAGCAGGATGGGTGTGGAGGCTGTGATGGCTCTTTTGGAGGCCACCCCAGAAACCCCAGCCTGTGTTGTCAGTCTTTCTGGGAACATGGCCGTCAGGCTGCCTCTCATGGAGTGTGTCCAAGTG actAAAGATGTGACCGTAGCCATGACTGAGGGGAGATTTGAAGATGCTGTAAAGCTCAGGGGAAA GAGCTTTCAGAATAACTGGGACACATACAAAATGCTGGCTCACGTGACCCCCCCAGAAATGAAG agCAACATCAACATTGCCATTATAAATGTTGGCGCCCCCTGTGCTGGGATGAATGCAGCAGTGCGTGCAGCTGTCAGAGTCGGTATCATCCAGGGACATCAGATGCTAGCTGTACATGACGGCTTTGACGGCCTGGCTAACGGACAG ATTGAGCCTATCATCTGGGCTCAAGTGGGTGGATGGACTGGGAAGGGAGGGTCCAATCTCGGTACCAAGAG acacctgccaggtAAAAACATTGAGCAAATCAGCCTGAACATTACCAAGTTCAACATCCATTCTCTGATCATCATCGGAGGCTTTGAG GCGTATCTGGGTGGTCTGGAGCTGGTGACAGCCAGGGAGATGTACGAGGAGCTGTGTATCCCCATGGTGGTCATTCCCGCCACCGTCTCTAACAATGTTCCTGGATCGGACTTCAGCATCGGAGCTGACACCGCCCTCAACACCATCACCATG ACTTGCGACAGGATAAAGCAGTCTGCTGCTGGCACTAAGAGGAGAGTGTTCATCATTGAGACCATGGGGGGATACTGCGGTTACTTAGCAACCATGGCTGGCTTGTCATCTGGGGCTGATGATGCCTACATCTATGAAGAGCCTTTCCATATCCGTGACCTAGAG CTGAACGTGGAGCATCTGATAGAAAAGATGAAGACCTCAGTGAAGAGAGGCCTCATTCTCAG AAACTCTAATGCCAATGAGAACTACACCACACAGTTCCTCTACAACCTGTACTCAGAGGAGGGAAAGGGCACGTTCGACTGCAGGATGAATGTCTTAGGACACATGCAGCAG GGTGGAACCCCCAGCCCCTTTGACAGGAATTTTGGTACCAAGATGGGATCCAAGTCTGTCCTGTGGCTGACTAACAAGCTGAAGGAGTGCTACAGACACG GTCGTATCTTTGCCAACATGCCAGACTCAGCCTGTGTGCTGGGCATGAAGAAGAGATCCCTGGTCTTCCAGCCCCTGGCTTCCCTCAAGGATGACACTGACTTTGA gCACCGTATCCCAAAGACAGAGTGGTGGCTGAGGCTAAGGCCCATCCTGAAAATCCTGGccaaatatgacactgtggaaaTGGACACCTCTGAGGTGACTGCCATGGAGCATGTCATCAAGAAGACAGGCCTAGTCAAGGGGGgcaaaatgtaa